The following coding sequences lie in one Oncorhynchus nerka isolate Pitt River linkage group LG14, Oner_Uvic_2.0, whole genome shotgun sequence genomic window:
- the or55e1 gene encoding olfactory receptor 51E2: MTTLTFYLVFFCFSFQFVGTTQSVTIEEFQGFNFSHSEFIFVGFPVIYEYRRLLSLPFFTTYILVLVGNSLLIHVIRITESLHSPMYILICGLAAVDIVVATVIIPNMLLSFLFDWNDISLASCLTQMFFTHFLSSVESTILLAMALDRYVAICYPLHYARILNSAMFLTLLLFTVIRSGSIMFVLVALAGSLSFCGSNVINHCYCDHMALVSLACGNTDKNNAMGLAVIICFVGIDICVIIFSYMKILNVVLRRAAGEDRWKAFHTCGTHLIVIMCFYLIGTVTFLSRNLNIQIPTDINTFLGVMYIVLPASVNPIIYGVRTKEIRNRILKMFNTRVDRELTVQVAIVEM, encoded by the coding sequence ATGACAACATTGACGTTTTaccttgtgtttttttgtttttccttTCAATTCGTTGGCACTACTCAAAGTGTAACGATCGAAGAATTCCAGGGATTCAATTTTTCACACAGCGAGTTCATCTTTGTGGGATTCCCAGTGATCTACGAGTACAGACGACTACTTTCCTTACCGTTTTTCACCACCTACATTTTAGTCTTGGTGGGAAATTCTTTGTTGATCCACGTGATTAGAATTACGGAGAGCCTCCACAGCCCCATGTATATATTAATATGTGGTTTGGCGGCGGTGGACATAGTGGTGGCTACAGTCATTATCCCCAACATGCTGCTCAGCTTTCTGTTTGACTGGAATGACATCTCATTGGCCAGCTGTTTGACTCAGATGTTTTTCACTCACTTCCTGTCGTCGGTAGAGTCGACTATTCTCCTGGCCATGGCTCTGGACCGCTATGTGGCGATCTGCTACCCTTTACACTACGCTCGTATCCTCAACTCTGCCATGTTTCTCACACTGTTGCTGTTCACTGTTATAAGGAGTGGTTCTATCATGTTTGTACTAGTTGCGCTCGCTggttctctgtctttctgtggtTCCAATGTCATCAACCACTGCTACTGCGACCACATGGCCCTGGTTAGTCTAGCATGTGGTAACACGGACAAGAATAATGCGATGGGATTGGCTGTGATCATCTGTTTTGTGGGGATTGATATTTGCGTCATTATTTTCTCCTACATGAAGATTCTGAACGTTGTGTTGCGTAGAGCAGCAGGGGAGGACAGATGGAAAGCGTTCCACACGTGTGGCACCCACCTCATTGTCATaatgtgtttttatttgattGGCACCGTTACTTTTCTGTCACGGAATCTGAATATTCAAATCCCAACTGACATCAATACTTTTCTAGGAGTGATGTATATTGTTTTACCAGCGAGTGTCAATCCAATAATCTATGGAGTCCGGACAAAGGAAATACGAAATCGTATTTTGAAAATGTTCAACACAAGAGTAGACAGAGAATTGACTGTTCAGGTTGCTATTGTAGAAATGTGA